The following are encoded in a window of Thermoproteota archaeon genomic DNA:
- a CDS encoding translation initiation factor 1A, whose protein sequence is MGKRKVLNESELKEMQLPADGELFGRVIKMMGGENLLVKCSDGVTRRGRIRGKLKRRVWIRDNDIVIIAPWEFGDKDRGDILWRYTLPQVDWLKANKHIEVDF, encoded by the coding sequence ATGGGTAAGCGTAAGGTCCTAAACGAATCTGAACTAAAAGAGATGCAATTGCCTGCCGATGGTGAACTATTTGGCAGAGTAATCAAGATGATGGGCGGAGAAAACTTACTTGTAAAGTGTTCTGATGGTGTTACCAGAAGAGGAAGAATCAGAGGAAAGCTAAAACGAAGGGTTTGGATTCGAGATAATGATATTGTAATTATTGCTCCATGGGAGTTTGGAGACAAAGACCGAGGAGATATCTTGTGGCGTTATACATTACCACAGGTTGACTGGCTCAAGGCAAACAAGCACATCGAAGTCGACTTTTAA
- a CDS encoding peptide chain release factor 1: MIEPSEWLSLNQFIHDIKQVDSQCISVYYPYGKGKETISLLQKTHRNKSLEKIELEIEKRIIQLKRKPTSAGKFTKTMCIFGWIKNGKILTKEIGTSKSLPYIYMASKKPYIKPFRDILKANYNVILVTLDQKTAKIQKIHGDKIIQEASLGIDLRGRHRKGGQSQGRFQRARKTKIHVFFKNVADKLRKMDSDSELILIGGTGSAKENFLGMIDSRLQEKCMMVDDLSFSTPQKEVHKKIISKLYRHRRKHVSRIISKYDELVKEGLTAKKNDVIYKALQNGRVETLIVSADYHTDSQFNKIMKMLELAKMTSAKIEFVSSPKVLDRLKINDSVLAILRYRKN; the protein is encoded by the coding sequence ATGATTGAACCCTCTGAGTGGCTATCTCTAAACCAGTTTATTCATGACATAAAGCAGGTTGATTCTCAATGTATCTCAGTTTACTATCCGTACGGAAAGGGAAAAGAAACAATCTCGCTTTTACAAAAGACACACAGAAACAAATCTCTTGAAAAAATAGAGTTAGAGATTGAAAAGAGAATCATTCAGCTCAAAAGAAAACCAACTTCTGCAGGAAAATTCACAAAGACTATGTGCATATTTGGGTGGATAAAAAATGGTAAGATACTCACAAAGGAGATTGGTACTTCAAAGAGTCTCCCGTACATCTACATGGCAAGCAAAAAACCATACATCAAGCCATTTCGTGATATTCTAAAGGCAAACTATAACGTAATTCTTGTAACTCTTGATCAAAAAACAGCTAAAATACAAAAGATTCATGGAGATAAGATAATCCAAGAAGCAAGTCTTGGAATTGATTTGCGAGGAAGGCACAGAAAGGGAGGCCAGAGCCAGGGGAGATTCCAAAGGGCAAGAAAAACAAAGATTCACGTATTTTTCAAAAATGTTGCTGACAAGCTAAGAAAGATGGATTCAGACTCTGAGCTAATACTGATAGGTGGCACAGGCTCGGCAAAAGAAAATTTTCTTGGAATGATTGATTCTAGACTACAAGAAAAATGTATGATGGTAGATGATCTGTCATTTTCTACGCCACAAAAAGAGGTTCACAAAAAAATAATCTCCAAACTATACCGACACAGAAGAAAACATGTGTCAAGAATTATCTCAAAGTATGATGAATTAGTCAAAGAAGGATTAACTGCAAAGAAAAATGATGTTATTTACAAGGCACTACAAAACGGCAGAGTGGAGACGCTAATTGTTTCTGCCGACTATCACACAGATTCACAATTTAACAAAATAATGAAGATGCTAGAGCTTGCAAAGATGACATCGGCTAAAATAGAGTTTGTATCGTCTCCAAAAGTACTAGATAGGCTAAAAATCAATGATTCGGTCTTGGCAATACTGCGTTACCGCAAAAACTGA
- a CDS encoding HAD family phosphatase gives MSQIKCVLFDLGGVVLNWNNSWLTDEISKQFNLSKEKFEQEFDNHLGVLSSGKMTEKEFWESISKKIDASNLIRQDSILEPVFRKLVSINQSVYSLSSKLKDNGLSIGILSNTEPVTYSVIESLESFDHFDYKFLSYEIGLVKPDPKIYEHVVSNLPYKKEELFFIDDTIQNVHSANDYGLRTVQFHSYDSLVNDLERLDIL, from the coding sequence ATGTCACAAATCAAGTGTGTGCTCTTTGATCTCGGAGGAGTTGTTCTAAACTGGAATAATTCCTGGCTAACTGATGAAATAAGCAAACAATTCAATCTCTCAAAGGAAAAATTTGAGCAAGAATTTGATAATCATTTAGGGGTTTTATCCTCTGGAAAGATGACTGAGAAAGAGTTTTGGGAAAGCATTAGCAAAAAGATTGATGCCTCAAATCTGATACGACAGGATTCTATCTTAGAACCGGTATTTAGAAAACTAGTATCAATTAATCAATCAGTATATTCCCTTTCCTCAAAGCTAAAAGATAACGGACTCTCAATTGGAATTCTATCAAATACTGAACCTGTCACTTATTCTGTGATAGAAAGCTTGGAGTCCTTTGATCACTTTGATTACAAGTTTTTGTCATACGAGATTGGCCTGGTAAAGCCAGATCCAAAAATATACGAACACGTTGTGAGTAATCTGCCATACAAAAAAGAGGAATTATTCTTCATAGATGATACAATACAAAATGTTCACTCTGCAAATGACTATGGATTAAGAACAGTTCAATTCCACAGTTATGATTCCCTAGTAAATGATTTAGAGCGACTAGATATTCTTTAA
- a CDS encoding YkgJ family cysteine cluster protein: MKSSNDFSCISECSQCCIEREYYPSKKFGKIGVLILPKEKNKIESLVKELGIKITVLPRIGISDSKSKEPTEILAFQLMGKDTNGNTCPFLDTESDLRSPHGGFTCKIYENRPLACRAYPLIESTPLTIDSKCKFCQECGQPDGNLQSELESLIQIKSSMHTESEKIWRYATGIGEADDSDYIANGWFAEAVD, encoded by the coding sequence ATGAAATCATCTAATGATTTTTCATGCATTTCAGAATGCTCCCAGTGTTGCATTGAGCGAGAGTACTATCCTTCAAAAAAATTTGGTAAAATCGGTGTACTGATTCTACCAAAAGAAAAAAACAAAATTGAATCTCTAGTAAAAGAGCTTGGAATCAAAATTACAGTTTTGCCAAGAATTGGCATCTCAGATTCTAAATCAAAAGAACCAACTGAAATCTTGGCTTTTCAGCTAATGGGAAAGGATACCAACGGAAACACATGTCCATTTCTTGATACAGAGTCTGATTTGCGCTCTCCTCATGGGGGATTTACTTGCAAAATTTATGAGAACAGACCTTTGGCATGCAGGGCGTATCCGTTAATCGAATCCACTCCATTAACCATTGATTCAAAGTGCAAATTTTGTCAAGAGTGTGGACAACCTGATGGAAATCTCCAATCCGAATTGGAATCTCTAATTCAGATAAAGTCATCAATGCATACCGAGTCAGAAAAAATCTGGCGTTATGCAACTGGCATTGGAGAAGCAGATGATTCTGATTATATTGCAAATGGCTGGTTTGCAGAAGCAGTCGACTAA
- a CDS encoding O-methyltransferase gives MDSLIKNVISRLTQEAQKERMREVDVPPEDRMLAITQDTGEFFNIILKAIKAKNILEIGLSTGYSTLWFCDAIKENSGKIITIEKNQNKILRAKKNFQEAGVEDFIDIRHGIALNILNGFLSENKQFDFVFLDADKENTMKYFEIALKMTRIGGIIAIDNMMYPEKYRSEMSVISQRIQQIPNVQSSTVKIGNGEEIILKLAD, from the coding sequence ATGGATTCTTTGATTAAAAATGTCATCTCAAGATTAACACAAGAAGCTCAAAAAGAAAGGATGCGAGAAGTGGATGTTCCACCAGAAGACAGGATGCTTGCAATCACTCAAGATACAGGAGAATTTTTCAATATCATCTTAAAAGCAATAAAAGCAAAAAACATACTTGAGATCGGATTATCCACAGGATACTCTACTCTCTGGTTTTGTGATGCAATAAAAGAAAACTCTGGAAAGATAATCACTATAGAAAAGAATCAAAACAAGATTCTACGAGCAAAAAAGAATTTTCAAGAAGCAGGTGTTGAAGATTTTATTGATATCAGACACGGAATTGCACTGAACATTCTAAATGGGTTTTTATCAGAGAATAAGCAATTTGACTTTGTTTTTTTAGATGCAGACAAGGAAAACACCATGAAATACTTTGAGATTGCATTAAAGATGACTAGAATAGGTGGAATTATCGCAATAGACAACATGATGTATCCTGAAAAATATAGGTCAGAGATGAGTGTAATCTCCCAGAGAATACAACAGATTCCAAATGTGCAATCAAGCACAGTCAAAATAGGAAACGGTGAAGAGATAATCCTTAAGCTAGCAGATTAG